The Mesorhizobium sp. NBSH29 genome has a segment encoding these proteins:
- a CDS encoding aspartate aminotransferase family protein, producing the protein MLDQSNELAAWDRDHFFHPSTHMGMHARGETPTRIMAGGEGVTVWDNNGRKSLDAFAGLYCVNVGYGRQKIADAIAAQASNLAYYHSYVGHGTEASITLSKMIIDRAPKGMSRVYFGLSGSDANETNIKLIWYYNNVLGRPDKKKIISRWRGYHGSGVMTGSLTGLELFHNAFDLPRAPILHTEAPYYFRREDRSMSEEQFSQHCADKLEEMILSEGPDTIAAFIGEPILGTGGIVPPPAGYWQKIQAVLKKYDVLLVADEVVTGFGRLGTMFGSDHYGIEPDLITIAKGLTSAYAPLSGVIVADRVWKVLVEGSDKLGALGHGWTYSAHPICVAAGIANLELIDEMDLVTNAGETGAYFRAELAKAVGTHKHVGDVRGDGLMAAIEFVADRDDRKFFEASQKIGPQISAALAERGVIGRAMPQGDILGFAPPLCLTREEADTVVSETADAVKSVFAGM; encoded by the coding sequence ATGCTCGATCAGTCCAACGAACTCGCCGCCTGGGATCGCGATCACTTTTTCCATCCCTCGACCCATATGGGCATGCACGCGCGCGGCGAAACGCCGACCCGGATCATGGCCGGTGGCGAAGGCGTCACCGTCTGGGACAATAATGGCCGCAAAAGCCTCGATGCCTTTGCCGGGCTCTACTGCGTCAATGTCGGCTATGGCCGCCAGAAGATTGCCGATGCAATCGCCGCGCAGGCCAGCAATCTCGCCTACTACCATTCTTACGTCGGCCACGGCACGGAAGCCTCGATCACGCTTTCCAAGATGATCATTGACCGCGCCCCAAAGGGCATGTCGCGCGTCTATTTTGGCCTTTCGGGTTCCGACGCCAACGAGACCAACATCAAGCTGATTTGGTATTACAACAATGTTCTCGGCCGTCCGGATAAGAAGAAGATCATCTCGCGCTGGCGCGGTTACCACGGCTCGGGTGTGATGACCGGTTCGCTGACAGGGCTGGAATTGTTCCACAACGCGTTCGACCTGCCGCGCGCGCCGATCCTGCACACCGAGGCGCCCTACTATTTCCGTCGTGAAGACCGCTCGATGAGCGAGGAGCAATTCTCCCAGCATTGTGCCGACAAGCTCGAGGAAATGATCCTTTCTGAGGGCCCAGACACGATTGCCGCTTTTATCGGCGAGCCTATCCTCGGCACCGGTGGCATCGTGCCGCCCCCCGCCGGCTACTGGCAGAAAATCCAAGCGGTGCTTAAGAAATATGACGTGCTTCTCGTCGCCGACGAAGTGGTGACCGGCTTTGGCCGGCTTGGCACCATGTTCGGCTCCGATCACTATGGCATCGAGCCTGACCTGATCACCATCGCCAAGGGTCTTACCTCGGCCTATGCGCCACTGTCGGGCGTCATCGTCGCAGACCGCGTCTGGAAAGTGCTGGTAGAGGGTTCTGACAAGCTCGGTGCGCTCGGCCATGGCTGGACCTATTCGGCGCACCCGATCTGCGTTGCGGCCGGCATTGCCAATCTTGAACTGATCGACGAGATGGATCTGGTGACGAACGCGGGCGAAACCGGCGCCTATTTCCGCGCCGAACTCGCCAAAGCCGTAGGCACCCACAAACATGTCGGCGATGTGCGCGGTGATGGCCTGATGGCTGCAATAGAATTCGTCGCCGACCGCGACGACCGAAAATTCTTCGAAGCCTCGCAAAAGATCGGCCCGCAGATATCGGCAGCACTTGCCGAACGCGGCGTCATCGGTCGCGCCATGCCGCAAGGCGACATTCTGGGCTTCGCCCCGCCACTATGCCTGACCCGCGAGGAGGCAGACACAGTCGTGTCCGAGACCGCCGACGCGGTGAAAAGCGTGTTTGCAGGAATGTGA
- a CDS encoding glutathione S-transferase family protein, translating to MIPTITAFKNAPDRGRGLARDMRVRWALEEVEQPYQVRLLTFSEMKQPAHLALQPFGQIPTYEEGDLALFESGAIILHIAQRHAGLLPQDQNARARAMTWMFTAAGTIEPVIVERETAQYSESDKDWFAQRQPLVDERVRAHLTILSRHLGNADWLDGDFSAADLVMVSALLRLKSSGILEEFPNLSPYTTRAASRPAYQRAFAAQLAVFKGAQAC from the coding sequence ATGATCCCCACCATCACAGCCTTCAAAAACGCGCCTGACCGCGGCAGGGGGCTAGCGCGCGACATGCGTGTGCGCTGGGCGCTTGAGGAAGTGGAACAGCCCTATCAGGTACGCCTGCTGACCTTTTCCGAGATGAAGCAGCCGGCGCATCTGGCGCTGCAGCCCTTCGGCCAGATCCCGACCTATGAGGAAGGCGATCTCGCCCTGTTTGAATCCGGCGCCATCATCCTGCACATTGCCCAGCGCCACGCCGGACTTTTGCCACAGGATCAAAACGCCCGCGCCCGCGCAATGACATGGATGTTTACGGCAGCCGGCACCATAGAGCCGGTGATCGTCGAGCGCGAAACTGCCCAGTATTCTGAATCAGACAAAGACTGGTTTGCACAGCGCCAGCCTTTGGTAGATGAGCGGGTGCGGGCACACTTGACAATCCTTTCACGCCACCTCGGCAACGCCGACTGGCTGGATGGCGACTTCAGCGCAGCCGACCTTGTGATGGTATCGGCGCTGCTCAGACTGAAATCATCGGGCATCCTGGAGGAATTCCCAAACCTCTCCCCCTACACCACCCGCGCCGCATCCCGCCCCGCCTACCAACGCGCCTTCGCCGCGCAACTGGCGGTTTTCAAGGGTGCGCAAGCCTGCTGA
- a CDS encoding NAD-dependent succinate-semialdehyde dehydrogenase translates to MSAHFARPQRHEALNRLTDRRLLRELSYVDGHWTASTAGNSFEVTDPATGATLAFVASLCAEETGHAIDAASRVLPAWKALLPQARSKILRDWFNLILAAKQDLALLMTLEQGKPLAESLGEIDYAASFVEWYAEEAKRLNAESVTSHLPDAEMMVRREPLGVVGIVTPWNFPAAMLTRKAAAALAAGCTIVAHPSSHTPLSALALAELGERAGLPAGVFNVVTGEASTIVGTMCQDRRIRAMSFTGSTEIGRLIAAQCAPTMKRLVMELGGHAPLIVFADADLEKAVSIAIDAKFATSGQDCLAANRIYVERPIYDRFCATYAKRIGALRSGDGLASDTDIGPLMHERAVEKVEEQVADALQKGARCLTGGSRHKAGPLFYQPTLLSDVPDDALIMREETFGPVAAVSPFDSEAEIIARANDTEYGLVAYIVTENGARQQRMGRALDYGMVAINRVKITGAPIPFGGVKQSGMGREGSRHGLEAFTDLKYLCLDAA, encoded by the coding sequence ATGTCTGCGCATTTTGCCCGACCACAGCGCCATGAAGCGCTCAACCGCCTGACAGACCGCAGACTGCTGCGTGAACTCTCCTACGTGGATGGACATTGGACGGCGAGCACGGCTGGGAACAGTTTTGAGGTGACCGATCCTGCCACCGGCGCTACCCTCGCTTTCGTCGCATCGCTCTGTGCCGAAGAGACCGGCCACGCAATCGATGCCGCATCACGCGTCCTGCCCGCCTGGAAAGCGTTGTTGCCTCAAGCCCGGTCGAAAATCCTGCGTGACTGGTTCAACCTCATCCTCGCTGCCAAGCAAGATCTGGCGCTCTTGATGACGCTGGAACAGGGCAAACCCTTGGCTGAATCGCTCGGAGAAATCGACTACGCTGCTTCCTTTGTTGAGTGGTATGCCGAGGAAGCAAAGCGCCTCAACGCCGAAAGCGTCACCAGCCACCTGCCGGATGCGGAGATGATGGTTCGACGCGAGCCGCTGGGTGTTGTCGGCATCGTCACGCCGTGGAACTTTCCTGCCGCCATGCTGACCCGCAAGGCCGCTGCGGCCCTTGCCGCCGGCTGCACCATAGTTGCGCATCCGTCCTCTCACACACCGCTTTCAGCGCTCGCACTGGCGGAACTGGGTGAACGCGCCGGGCTGCCTGCCGGTGTCTTCAACGTTGTTACAGGTGAGGCATCGACCATCGTCGGCACCATGTGCCAGGACAGGCGTATCCGCGCCATGAGCTTCACCGGCTCTACGGAAATCGGCAGGCTGATCGCCGCCCAATGCGCACCCACCATGAAGCGGCTGGTGATGGAACTGGGTGGCCACGCACCGCTGATTGTGTTCGCCGATGCCGACCTCGAAAAAGCCGTGTCCATCGCCATCGACGCCAAATTTGCCACCTCCGGCCAAGATTGCCTCGCCGCCAACCGCATCTATGTCGAGCGCCCGATCTACGACCGTTTCTGCGCCACCTACGCCAAACGCATCGGTGCGCTGCGCTCCGGCGACGGCCTGGCCTCCGACACTGACATAGGCCCGTTGATGCATGAGCGCGCCGTCGAAAAGGTCGAGGAGCAAGTGGCCGACGCGCTACAAAAAGGTGCGCGCTGCCTGACTGGTGGCAGTCGCCACAAAGCCGGCCCGTTGTTCTACCAGCCCACCCTTCTGAGCGACGTACCCGACGATGCGTTGATCATGCGTGAGGAAACTTTTGGCCCGGTCGCCGCCGTATCGCCCTTCGACAGCGAGGCGGAAATCATCGCCCGTGCCAACGACACCGAATATGGGCTGGTTGCCTATATTGTCACCGAAAACGGGGCACGCCAGCAACGCATGGGTCGGGCACTCGACTACGGCATGGTCGCGATCAACCGCGTCAAGATCACCGGCGCGCCCATTCCTTTCGGTGGCGTCAAGCAGTCCGGCATGGGCCGCGAAGGCTCGCGCCACGGCCTCGAAGCTTTCACCGACCTCAAATATCTGTGCCTGGATGCCGCTTAG
- a CDS encoding carbohydrate ABC transporter permease: MSESFIDRAARAAPPVFAQKVKGLSDRAIAWIFVAPTIFILLAINIFPLIWTIYLSFTNFRVNRPNNPVEWVGLQNYQRILGDADVWITMQATAHFLIWTIVCQVLIGFTLAYLINKKFRGNDLWTTIIVLPMMLSPAVVGNFWTFLYQPQIGLFNYIVGSVTGADPSSFSMIGEVSLAPWAIVIVDTWMWTPFVMLICLAGLRSIPESIYEAAECDRASKWRQFWTITIPMILPFLMLAVLFRGIENFKMFDLVVQLTGGGPGNTTTLTSIDLKREAFEKWRTGYSSAYAVILFVTVFGLASIYVKALNKVKQR, encoded by the coding sequence ATGTCAGAATCTTTCATCGACCGTGCAGCCCGGGCTGCGCCGCCCGTCTTTGCGCAAAAGGTAAAGGGTCTGTCCGACAGGGCGATAGCCTGGATATTTGTCGCACCGACAATTTTCATTTTGCTGGCGATCAACATTTTCCCGCTGATATGGACCATCTATCTGAGCTTCACCAATTTTCGGGTGAACCGTCCGAATAATCCGGTCGAGTGGGTCGGACTGCAGAATTACCAGCGCATTCTGGGTGATGCGGATGTGTGGATCACAATGCAGGCTACTGCCCATTTTCTGATCTGGACGATCGTCTGCCAGGTTTTGATCGGCTTTACCCTTGCCTACCTGATCAACAAGAAATTCCGAGGAAATGATCTCTGGACCACCATCATCGTACTGCCAATGATGCTGTCGCCGGCAGTTGTCGGCAACTTCTGGACCTTCCTGTATCAACCGCAAATCGGTTTGTTCAACTACATCGTCGGTTCAGTCACAGGCGCTGACCCTTCCAGCTTTTCAATGATCGGTGAGGTATCGCTCGCGCCGTGGGCGATCGTCATTGTCGACACCTGGATGTGGACGCCATTTGTCATGCTGATCTGTCTCGCAGGGCTGCGATCGATTCCAGAGAGCATCTATGAGGCTGCCGAGTGCGACCGCGCCAGTAAATGGCGCCAGTTCTGGACGATCACCATTCCCATGATCCTTCCATTCCTGATGCTAGCGGTCCTTTTCCGCGGCATAGAGAACTTCAAGATGTTTGATCTGGTCGTGCAATTGACCGGGGGCGGGCCTGGCAACACCACCACGCTGACCTCCATCGATCTCAAGCGCGAAGCTTTCGAGAAATGGCGAACCGGCTACTCATCTGCCTACGCGGTCATTCTCTTCGTCACCGTGTTCGGATTGGCATCCATCTATGTGAAGGCGCTTAACAAGGTGAAACAGCGATGA
- a CDS encoding dihydroxyacetone kinase subunit DhaK: MTQFMNQKESIVTDAVDGIIATSAGKLARLNGYPHIRVVVRNDWDKSKVALVSGGGSGHEPAHAGFVGAGMLTAAVCGDVFASPSVDAVLAGILAVTGPAGCLLIVKNYTGDRLNFGLAAERAKAFGLNVSMVVVDDDVALPDLPQARGVAGTLFVHKIAGALAECGATLAEITARVETVIAGTKTIGMSLDTCTVPGSPKEARIPEGMAELGLGIHGEAGVEQIPYTSARQAMGAVVAKLAPHLADGNHVALLNNLGGASVLEMAVLANELVKSEIGGKLKWVVGPAAMMTSLDMRGFSVSVYPATAEDLEALSHPTPLSAWPGISEISPLTVVNLPDGLAPIKPLPSEHKETRAFLVKCCEILIAAERDLNMLDAKSGDGDTGSTLAGAARALIASMDTLPLADHTQLYRAIGQELSQTMGGSSGVLLAIFFAAAGDAASTGLSMTGALKAGLARMQEIGGANLGDRTMVDALHPALDGLEESLAKAARAARAGADHTATLVKANAGRAAYINAQQLEGHIDPGAEAVARLFEQLDGG, from the coding sequence ATGACCCAGTTTATGAACCAGAAGGAAAGCATCGTCACTGATGCCGTCGATGGGATTATCGCGACATCCGCAGGCAAACTTGCTCGACTGAATGGGTATCCGCACATCCGGGTCGTGGTACGAAACGATTGGGACAAGTCCAAGGTGGCACTTGTCTCGGGTGGCGGTTCCGGCCACGAACCCGCTCATGCGGGATTTGTCGGGGCGGGAATGCTGACCGCCGCGGTGTGTGGCGATGTGTTTGCCTCACCCTCTGTTGACGCAGTGCTGGCTGGTATCCTGGCGGTTACCGGACCTGCCGGATGTCTTCTCATCGTCAAGAACTATACTGGCGACCGATTGAATTTCGGCCTGGCAGCCGAGCGCGCCAAGGCGTTTGGCCTCAATGTCAGTATGGTCGTTGTTGATGATGATGTTGCGCTGCCGGACCTGCCTCAAGCCCGCGGCGTGGCCGGAACCCTGTTTGTGCACAAGATTGCCGGAGCGTTGGCAGAGTGTGGCGCCACCCTTGCCGAGATTACCGCGCGCGTCGAGACTGTGATTGCAGGCACCAAAACCATCGGTATGTCGCTGGATACCTGCACGGTTCCGGGCTCCCCGAAAGAAGCCCGCATCCCCGAGGGCATGGCTGAACTGGGCCTCGGAATCCATGGTGAGGCCGGTGTCGAGCAAATTCCATACACCAGTGCGAGGCAGGCAATGGGTGCCGTCGTTGCCAAGCTCGCCCCGCATCTTGCTGACGGCAATCATGTTGCGTTGCTCAACAATCTAGGCGGCGCGTCCGTTCTGGAGATGGCGGTGCTGGCCAACGAACTGGTCAAATCGGAAATCGGCGGGAAGCTGAAATGGGTGGTCGGTCCGGCTGCGATGATGACATCGCTGGATATGCGCGGCTTTTCGGTGTCGGTCTATCCAGCGACGGCTGAGGATCTGGAAGCGTTGTCGCATCCAACCCCGCTTTCGGCGTGGCCGGGGATTTCGGAGATATCCCCACTAACGGTGGTCAATCTGCCGGATGGACTGGCACCCATCAAACCGCTGCCATCTGAACACAAGGAAACGCGGGCGTTTCTGGTCAAATGCTGCGAAATCCTGATTGCTGCAGAACGCGATCTCAATATGCTGGACGCTAAATCCGGAGACGGAGATACCGGCTCAACCCTTGCCGGCGCTGCCCGCGCCCTGATTGCCTCCATGGACACACTTCCATTGGCTGATCATACGCAGCTCTACCGGGCTATCGGGCAGGAACTTAGCCAGACGATGGGTGGATCATCCGGCGTGTTGCTGGCAATCTTTTTTGCTGCCGCCGGCGACGCTGCCTCAACCGGGCTCTCCATGACCGGTGCGCTGAAGGCCGGGCTGGCGCGTATGCAGGAAATCGGCGGCGCCAACCTTGGCGACCGAACGATGGTAGATGCGCTTCATCCTGCCCTGGACGGGTTAGAAGAAAGCCTGGCAAAGGCTGCGCGGGCAGCGCGCGCAGGTGCAGACCACACCGCAACTTTGGTCAAGGCCAATGCGGGCCGGGCAGCCTATATCAACGCGCAGCAGCTTGAGGGCCACATCGATCCCGGTGCGGAGGCGGTAGCACGGCTGTTTGAGCAATTGGACGGCGGCTGA
- a CDS encoding ABC transporter substrate-binding protein, with the protein MKNRMMNSASAIGLLVGAGLAGATLTATSAHAADLTLCWAAWDPANALVEMSKDFEAQSGHKMSFEFVPWPNFADRMLNELNSGGKLCDLLIGDSQWIGGAAENGQYVKLNDFFDKEGIKMDDFLPATVTGYAEWPKNSPNYYALPAYADVVGWTYRKDWFSRPELQAEFKEKYGRDLDVPKTLAELKDIGTFFQGRDIDGKTVYGAAIYTERGSEGITMGVTNALYNYGFKYENPDKPYDLEGFVNSAGAVEALEYYKALYDCCTPPGASDAYMSQNIDAYKSGQVAMQMNFAFIWPGVENDPNVGGGKSGYFANPAGPAGQFAQLGGQGISVVANSDNKDAALEYIKWFSQKDVQQKWWDVGGASAMRSVVEAPSFASSQPYAQTFLDSMAIVKDFWAEPSYASLLLPMQERVHNYVVAGKGTAKEALDGLVKDWDEVFEDEGKK; encoded by the coding sequence ATGAAAAACAGGATGATGAATTCTGCTTCCGCCATTGGTCTGCTTGTTGGAGCAGGCCTTGCCGGGGCAACGCTTACCGCAACGTCGGCGCACGCTGCGGATCTGACGCTATGCTGGGCAGCCTGGGACCCGGCCAACGCTCTTGTCGAGATGAGCAAGGATTTCGAGGCTCAGTCCGGACACAAGATGAGCTTTGAATTTGTTCCATGGCCCAATTTTGCCGACCGCATGCTCAATGAGTTGAATTCGGGCGGCAAGCTTTGTGATCTTCTGATTGGCGACAGCCAGTGGATTGGTGGCGCTGCCGAGAACGGTCAGTACGTCAAGTTGAATGACTTCTTCGACAAGGAAGGCATCAAGATGGATGATTTCCTGCCCGCAACCGTCACCGGCTATGCGGAGTGGCCGAAGAACTCGCCCAACTATTATGCCTTGCCCGCCTACGCAGACGTTGTGGGCTGGACCTACCGCAAGGACTGGTTCTCGCGTCCGGAACTGCAAGCTGAATTCAAGGAAAAATACGGCCGCGATCTCGACGTTCCCAAAACGCTTGCGGAGCTCAAGGATATTGGAACATTTTTCCAGGGTCGCGATATCGACGGCAAGACTGTGTATGGGGCGGCGATATACACCGAGCGTGGGTCGGAAGGCATCACCATGGGCGTGACCAACGCGCTCTATAATTATGGATTCAAGTATGAGAACCCCGACAAGCCTTACGATCTCGAAGGCTTCGTAAATTCTGCAGGCGCCGTCGAAGCTCTGGAATATTACAAGGCCTTGTATGATTGCTGCACGCCTCCTGGTGCGTCTGATGCCTACATGTCCCAGAATATCGATGCCTATAAATCAGGGCAGGTAGCCATGCAGATGAACTTCGCCTTCATCTGGCCAGGCGTGGAAAACGACCCGAATGTCGGCGGTGGCAAATCAGGCTATTTTGCCAATCCTGCAGGCCCTGCCGGCCAGTTCGCGCAGCTCGGCGGTCAGGGCATCTCCGTTGTCGCCAACTCTGACAACAAGGATGCAGCGCTTGAGTACATCAAGTGGTTTTCTCAAAAGGATGTCCAGCAGAAGTGGTGGGACGTGGGCGGTGCATCAGCCATGCGTTCGGTTGTCGAAGCCCCAAGCTTTGCCAGCAGCCAGCCGTATGCCCAGACATTCCTCGACTCGATGGCGATCGTGAAAGACTTCTGGGCCGAGCCATCCTACGCTTCCCTGCTGCTGCCGATGCAAGAGCGCGTCCACAACTACGTAGTTGCAGGCAAGGGCACAGCCAAGGAAGCCCTCGATGGGCTGGTCAAGGATTGGGATGAAGTCTTTGAAGATGAAGGCAAAAAGTAA
- a CDS encoding ABC transporter ATP-binding protein: protein MAQIMIRNVRKDFGTFTAVQSSTFTVEDGEFFMLLGPSGCGKTTTLRMMAGLELPTSGEIFIDGEEVGMKPASQRDIAFVFQMFALYPHMNVGKNISYPLLSQGMPRDQVRKKVAEVAEILGISGILNRPVGGLSGGDRQRVALGRAIVRNPKAFFMDEPLGALDAEFREHMSEELRALHDRMGATTVYVTHDQLEAMQMGDKIVVMNHGVVEQFGKPQEIYDWPSTMFVASFLGSPAMNFLHFEGALEGNHSSVVMHGTDFQIPPSLEGARGRLALGVRPEHVRFSDTSRYKGEVLATEYLGTTQIVTLATPNGTIKSRASAAQPIKVGETPGLEFDARTISIFNVETGRALVSLANQEVLRHG from the coding sequence ATGGCGCAGATAATGATCAGGAATGTGCGCAAGGATTTCGGGACGTTTACCGCAGTGCAGTCTTCGACATTCACCGTCGAGGACGGTGAGTTTTTCATGCTCCTCGGTCCTTCTGGATGCGGAAAAACTACGACATTGCGGATGATGGCCGGGCTTGAACTTCCCACCAGCGGCGAAATTTTTATCGACGGTGAAGAGGTGGGCATGAAGCCCGCCAGCCAGCGGGATATCGCATTTGTTTTTCAGATGTTTGCGCTCTATCCGCACATGAATGTCGGCAAGAACATTTCGTACCCACTTTTGAGCCAGGGGATGCCGCGAGACCAGGTCAGGAAGAAGGTCGCAGAGGTGGCAGAGATATTGGGGATCTCGGGAATTCTCAACCGCCCTGTCGGCGGGTTGTCTGGTGGTGACCGCCAGCGGGTAGCGCTCGGTCGGGCCATTGTGCGCAATCCCAAGGCCTTCTTCATGGATGAGCCTCTCGGGGCGCTGGATGCCGAATTCCGCGAGCACATGTCGGAAGAACTGCGCGCGCTGCATGACCGGATGGGCGCGACAACGGTTTATGTGACCCATGATCAGCTCGAAGCCATGCAGATGGGCGACAAGATCGTGGTCATGAACCACGGCGTGGTCGAACAATTTGGCAAGCCACAGGAGATCTATGACTGGCCTTCGACCATGTTCGTCGCCAGCTTCCTGGGGTCGCCCGCCATGAACTTTCTGCACTTCGAGGGCGCGCTTGAGGGCAACCACAGCAGCGTCGTGATGCATGGGACCGACTTTCAGATACCCCCTTCACTTGAAGGTGCGAGGGGCAGGCTCGCTCTCGGTGTCCGGCCCGAACATGTGCGGTTCTCCGATACCAGTAGATACAAGGGGGAAGTCCTCGCGACCGAGTATCTGGGCACCACGCAGATTGTCACACTGGCGACGCCGAACGGAACGATAAAGTCACGCGCGAGCGCGGCCCAGCCGATAAAAGTTGGTGAAACGCCGGGGCTCGAATTTGATGCCCGCACAATATCGATCTTCAATGTCGAGACGGGCAGAGCTTTGGTGTCGCTGGCCAATCAGGAGGTCTTGCGCCATGGCTGA
- a CDS encoding carbohydrate ABC transporter permease, with translation MSFSVTEPSLRQKWFAGVMVVGYALITMLPLLWIVATGFKSSADSIAYPPKILFEPTVEGYVNVFTTQTRLSTQLASEPRENLPWYEQLVREKGNTIVGQSRYTERFFNSVIIGFGSTFFAIVLGTAAAYAFSRFKVPLKDDLLFFILSTRMMPPIAVAIPIFLMFRNLGLNDTHAGMILLYTAINLSLAVWLINGFIDEIPIEYEEAALIDGYTRFQAFYKVVLPQAATGIASTAIFCLIFSWNEYALAVLLTSGTAQTAPPFIPTIIGVGGQDWPAVAAGATIFLVPVMVFTILLRKHLLRGITFGAVRK, from the coding sequence ATGAGCTTTTCAGTCACCGAGCCGTCCCTGCGGCAAAAATGGTTCGCCGGCGTCATGGTCGTTGGGTATGCACTGATTACCATGCTGCCACTGCTTTGGATCGTTGCAACAGGCTTCAAATCGTCTGCCGATTCCATCGCCTACCCGCCAAAGATCCTTTTTGAGCCGACGGTCGAGGGCTATGTGAATGTTTTCACCACCCAGACCCGGCTCAGCACGCAGCTGGCCAGTGAGCCGCGGGAAAACCTGCCCTGGTATGAGCAGCTCGTGCGCGAGAAGGGCAATACGATTGTCGGCCAGTCGCGCTACACCGAGCGGTTTTTCAATTCCGTCATCATCGGGTTTGGCTCGACGTTTTTTGCAATCGTTCTGGGAACAGCTGCAGCCTACGCCTTCTCAAGATTCAAGGTTCCTCTCAAAGACGATCTGCTGTTTTTCATTCTTTCGACCAGGATGATGCCGCCCATTGCGGTCGCCATCCCAATCTTCCTGATGTTCAGGAATCTGGGGCTCAACGACACCCACGCTGGCATGATCCTGCTTTATACCGCGATCAATCTTTCGCTGGCCGTGTGGCTGATCAACGGGTTCATCGATGAGATACCGATTGAATATGAAGAAGCCGCGCTGATCGATGGCTACACAAGGTTCCAGGCGTTTTACAAAGTCGTTCTGCCACAAGCCGCAACCGGCATCGCCTCAACGGCCATCTTCTGCCTGATCTTCTCATGGAATGAATATGCGCTGGCCGTTCTTTTGACTTCTGGAACAGCCCAGACCGCACCGCCCTTCATTCCCACCATCATAGGCGTTGGCGGCCAGGACTGGCCGGCGGTTGCTGCAGGCGCAACCATCTTCCTGGTGCCGGTGATGGTCTTCACGATCCTTCTGCGCAAGCATCTTCTGCGCGGGATCACGTTTGGCGCGGTGCGCAAATGA
- a CDS encoding ABC transporter ATP-binding protein, with protein MAEVVLNNVTKRFGADVALDNVSMTIPDGSFVVLLGPTGAGKTTTLRMISGLDNPDSGAVTIDGRAMAGLTPAQRNVAMVFQQYSLYPHLTVRENLAFPLKSPLLKTPAAEIARKIKEVAEVLQISHKLENKATALSGGEMQRVSIGRALVRSPNIYLMDEPLSSLDAKLRADLRIELKRIQSSTGATLLYVTHDQIEAMTMATHVGVLDQGKLVQFGSPREIYENPVSIYAASRLGQPRVNILPASLFGGAPVNADKIGLRPEHIMQGAGEDSRVIRVERLGDQTRLHLTFKNHDLVTVTDAHTHLSEGDTVKIRPEKPFYFDAQGGRIA; from the coding sequence ATGGCTGAGGTGGTTCTGAATAACGTCACCAAGCGCTTCGGTGCCGATGTCGCGCTTGACAATGTGAGCATGACGATTCCCGATGGCTCCTTTGTCGTCCTTCTGGGACCAACCGGCGCAGGCAAGACCACTACCCTGCGGATGATATCCGGTCTCGACAATCCGGACTCTGGCGCAGTGACGATCGATGGACGCGCGATGGCCGGGCTCACGCCTGCGCAGCGCAACGTAGCCATGGTCTTTCAGCAGTACTCCCTGTATCCGCACCTGACTGTGCGCGAAAACCTCGCCTTTCCGCTCAAGTCACCCCTTCTCAAGACGCCTGCCGCAGAGATCGCCCGCAAGATCAAGGAAGTGGCCGAAGTCCTGCAGATATCGCATAAGCTCGAAAACAAGGCGACGGCCCTGTCAGGCGGTGAGATGCAGCGTGTGTCGATCGGCCGTGCGCTGGTCAGAAGCCCGAACATCTATTTAATGGATGAACCCCTGAGTTCACTCGACGCCAAACTGCGCGCCGATTTGCGCATCGAGTTGAAGCGCATTCAGTCAAGCACCGGCGCTACGCTTTTATACGTCACTCATGATCAGATTGAGGCGATGACGATGGCAACGCATGTCGGCGTTCTCGACCAGGGAAAGCTTGTGCAGTTTGGCAGCCCTCGGGAAATTTATGAAAACCCGGTCAGCATCTACGCCGCAAGCAGGCTCGGCCAGCCCCGAGTCAATATCCTACCAGCTTCGCTGTTCGGTGGGGCACCGGTCAATGCGGACAAGATCGGCCTGCGGCCTGAACACATCATGCAAGGCGCGGGGGAAGACAGCCGCGTGATCCGGGTAGAGCGTCTGGGCGATCAGACGCGACTGCATCTCACGTTCAAGAACCACGATCTGGTGACGGTGACCGACGCACACACACATTTGAGCGAAGGGGACACCGTGAAAATACGACCCGAAAAGCCGTTCTATTTCGACGCGCAAGGTGGCCGGATTGCCTAG